AGGTCGAGGCGGCGATGATCGCGATCCGCCGGCGGCAAACCCGTCGTACCTTCGCCGTCCAGTCCGGCGGACCGGACTCGGTCCAAGAGGTCCTGGACGCCGTCGAGGCAGCCGACCCCGCTCCCCTCGGCGTGAACGGCATCGCCACCGCCTTGGGCGTAGACCAGCCCCGCGCCAGCAAGCTGGTCGCCGCCGCAGTCACCGCAGGCCTCCTCCGCCGAGAAGCGGACCAGGCAGACGGCCGCCGCACCAACCTGGCCCTCACCCCCGCAGGCAGAGCCCAACTAGAAGCAGTCCACACCCACCGCCGCACCCACTTCGCCACCGCGATGAACGACTGGACCCCCGAAGAACAAACCGCCTTCGCAACCCTCCTGACCCGCTTCGTAACCGCCCTGGACCGCTAGATGTCCGCCCAGGTCCGGTGGTCAGGAACTGAGGCAGCGAACAGGAACTGGAGGCAGGGGACAGGAAATAACCTGTTCAACCCCGCCGCGGGGTGATCACCGGCCCCGGACATGGACAGCGAACGGGGCGTCCAGCCGGACTGCTGGGCCAGCTCTTCGGAACATTTTTGGCTCTACGCGCCAATTTCTTTCCGGAAAGCAGCCGGATCGAGCGGCCGTGCGGGTCAGATGTCCGCTTCTGGTCCGCTGCAGGCGCGGACCAGGTCCGCGAGGAGTTGCTCGGGGTCGTGCAGCACCCGTACGCCGTCCGTCACCACTCGGCGCGTGCCCGGGTCAACCGGCTCAGTTCCCGCCCAGGCGGTGGCGCGCAGCATCACGCGCCCACGAACCGACCATCCCAATTGGCTACGTAGACCGCGAAGGGTGCGTCGGGCTGTACGTCGGGTTTGCCGGCGGACCAGCCTTCTGCGTGGATCTCCCCGGCGTACTGCATGCCTAGGCGCTTCATCACGGCCTGGGACGCGGTGTTGACCTGTTCCGTCAACGCGATCACGGACGTGGCGTTCAGGGTGGTGAAGGCGTAGTCGAGGCCGGCGCGGCCGATCTCGGTGGCGAGGCCGCGGCCGCGGGCCGACTCGACGAGGGCCCAGCCGAGTTCGAGGCCTGTCCATTCGGGTCCCACCAGCGCGGCGATGGCCTCGGCGGTCGGCGTACCGGCGGGGATCCGGGACATTCCGCCCCGTCCGGCCAGCTCGCCGCTCGACCGCTCGTACGCGATCCACTTGCACACCGAGTCCCGCTCCCAGCCCGCCTGCTGTTCGGCGGCTCGCGCGGCTGCCTCCTCCAGTGAACACGACCCGTCGTACCACCGAGCCACCCACGGGTCCGCGTACAGCCGCACCAGGTCCGCCTCATGTCCGGGCAGCACACCGTTCGGACCAGTGATCGGCTCCAGCCGGAGGCGGTCTGTGAACCGCGTCCGGACCACATGAGCCACCAGGTCCCGCAGCCGCCGGTCGCCGTCGGTCCGGTTCACCATGAGCAGGTCAAGGTCGCCCGGTCCGGCCCAAGCGGACGCATCGTGCTTGCCGGCCTCGAGGCGCGGTCGGGTCAGGTCTCCGTCGACGGTGACGAGGTAGTCGACCTCCCGCCGTACCCGACCCTCCCACTCCCATTCCCAGTCGGCGACAGTCCAGACGATGTCGCGCACCTTCCAGCCGGTCTCCTCCTCGACCTCCCGCGCCAGCGCCTCCTCAGGCGTCTCCCCCGCCTCCAGATGCCCACCGACGATGTCCCAGATCCCCGGCAACAACCGCCGCCCCGCCGTACGCCGCTGCAGATAGACGCGATGCCCGGAGTCCCGGATCAATGCCCCAACACAGTCGACCGCACGCATAGCTCCAACCTACTGAGCTAGCGGACCGGGTGTTCGGTGATTCGGTTGGGCATGAAGAGGACGGCTGCGACGAGGAGGACGGCGGCTGCGGCGGCGCCGTAGTAGACGTCGTGGATGGCGGGCGCCAGGATCCCGGCGGGTACTTTCTCCAGGTCCGCGTGGTCGTCTCCCAGGCGGGCAGCGACGACGCCGTTCGCCACGGCGCCGAAGACCGCGACACCGACCGCACTGCCGACCGAGCGGGCGAACATGTTCGCCCCGGTCACCACACCGCGCGTCTGCCACGCGACCGACGACTGCGCCGCCACGACCGACGGTGACGCGGAGAACCCGAGCCCGATCCCGATGATGAAACAGGCCGCAGCGAGGTGCAGTACGTCGCTCGTGGCGTTGACCGTGAGCAGCACACCGGCGCCGATGACGACGATCAGCGAGCCCATCAACATCGTCGTACGGAAGCCGACGCGCAGGTAGATCCGCCCGGCGAGGGACGCCGCGATCGGCCAGCCAAGGGTCATCGCGGCGAGCGTGAACCCGGCGACGAGCGCCGACGTACCGAGGACGCTCTGGGCGAACAGCGGCACGTACGTCGACAGGCCGATCATCAGCAAACCGATCAGCAACGCCGCCGAGTTCGCCGAGTTCAGCACCCGCTGGCTGAGCACCCACAGCGGCAGGATCGGCTCGGCCGCGCGCCGCTCGACCAGCACGAACGCGATCAGCAGTACGACGGCCGCGGCCAGGATCACGATGCTCGTCGGCGAGTCCCAGGCCCACATCACGCCGCCCTCGAGCAACCCGAGCAGCAGCAGCGAACCGCCGACCGCGAGCAGGATCGCGCCGGCGTAGTCGATCCGGTGGCTGGTCTTCTCCGCCACCTTCTCGTCGAACCGGCGGACCAGCACCCAGGCGGCCGCCATCCCGAGCGGGATGTTCACGAAGAAGATCCACCGCCAGGAGATGAAGTCCGAGAACACGCCGCCGAGCGTCGGGCCGACGAACGACGAGATGCCCCAGACGCTGGCGATGTAGCCCTGCACCTTGGCGCGCTCCGCGACCGTGTAGATGTCGCCGACGATCGTCATCCCGATCGGCTGGATCGCGCCCGCGCCGAGGCCCTGGATGAGCCGGAACGCGATCAGCGCCGGCATGCTCCAGGCGAACCCGCACAGCACCGACCCGAGCAGGAACAGCCCGACGCCGAGCAGCATGATCGGCTTCCGTCCGCGCTGGTCGGCGAGCTTGCCGTAGATCGGCACCGACACGGCCTGTGCGAGCAGGTAGATCGAGAACAGCCAGGGGAACTGGGTGAATCCGCCGAGGTCGGCGACGACCGACGGTACGGCGGTGGCGAGGATCGTCGCGTCGATCGCGACGAGCCCGACGCTCAGCATCACCGCGAGCAGGATCGGGCCTCGCTCCGACCGAAGCCCCACACCCGTCCGGTCGATGTGTTCCGTAGTCATATCACCCACCAATGTATGTGAACCGACAACTATTCCCCTACCCACAGCCCGCCCACTGGACGTCCCCTGGGGTACGACGAGGCAGGACGGTCGAGTGCAAGACGGGGCGACGCGCCCGGCCGGGACTGTGGGCTCACGGGCGATTACGCTCCGGGGGGTGAGGATGCGGGCACTGCTGCGTGGCGTCGTGCTCGTGGTGACTGTCTCGCTCGCCCTGGTGCTGCTGCCGATCGCGATCAACGTCGGCACCGGCGGCACCGCACCGGCCTTCCTCGAGCCGTACGTCGGATGGGTCTGGCCGGCGATCGGCGTGCTCTGGGTCGTCGCGGTCCTGACCGCCCTGTTCGAGGTCCGCGACCGCCGCCTGCCGACCATCTCCAACCGCGGCGCCGACCAGCCGCGCAACCGCCCCAACGCACTCGCCCGCATCGACCGGTACTTCTCCGAACGTCGGGCCGGTTCGCTCGCCGAGCGCACCCGCGTCGCCCTGGCCCTGGACGAGCATCCCGGCGTAGTGGTCCGTCCGTACGACCTGTTCGTCCAGCCGCTCGACAGCGCACCACGGCGCGTACCGAACGAAGCGGACATCGCAGGTGTCTTCGACGAGCTGCAGGACTCGATGCTGATCCTCGGCGCACCCGGTGCGGGCAAGACCACCCTGCTCCTCGACCTCGCCCGGAACCTCGCCAAGCAAGCACATGCCAACAAGGACCAGCCCATCCCGGTCCTGGTCGACCTGGCCGGCTGGACCGCGCAGTCGTCGCACCAGAACGACGACGAGCCCAGTGACAGCCCACTGGTCGCGGGCTTCGTCCGCTGGCTGCTGTACGAGCTCAACGACCGCTACGGCATCCCACCCGCTGTCGGACGCACCTGGCTGAGCAACGGCGAGCTGACCCTGCTGCTCGACGGACTGGACGAGATCGCCGAGCCGAACCGAGCCAAGCTCGCACCGGTCTTGGAGGAGCTCCGCCGCAACTACCGGATCGGCCAGCTCGCAGTCACGTGCCGAACGAACGACTACGAACGCCTCCCCAACAAGCTGCGACTGTTCGGCGCTGTGCACATCAGACCGCTCACGAGAGAACAGGTCCTCGACTACTTCACCACTGTCGGACCGGCACTCGACGGTGCGCGGGCTGCGATCGAGCACGACGACGCACTCTGGGAGCTCGTCAACTCGCCGCTGATGCTCAACGTGATGGTCCTCGCGTACCAGGGTCGAGAGCCGGAGGAGGTGATTGCCCGCGGCGTCGCCGACCTACGCCGGGAGCTCTTCGACACCTACATCTGCGAAGTCCTCGCCCGAAACCGCCAGACCGCGCGACAGTACGACGCGAAGACCGCCGTACGACGTCTGTGGTGTCTGGCCTGGTGGACTCGACGCCGTGCCGGTGACAGGACCGCCGTACCGCGGTGGATGGTGCCTGACGGGTGGTACGGGTTGTCACTGCCGGAGGTCGACTACCTGACGCACGCGGTGTGCCTGCCCGCGTTGTTCGCTGCACTGACTGCCGGCGTGACACTGGTGATGCTCGCGCAGTACGGCGTACTCGCCGGACTCGCAGTGGCGGGCGCTGCGCTGTTGCTCGTCCACCTGCTCCCACACCCCTGGCAGAAGCGCGAAGGGAGCGGGCCGGACCGCGTACCGCTCTTCGCCCTCATCTTGTTCGCAGGTACGGCGATGACTGTCGCCGTGACTGTCGCGGCGCTTGGACTGGTTGAACTGCTCACCGCCAAGCCCGCGCTCGTGGTCGAGGCCGCCGTGGTCGCCGGAGCCTACGGTGTCGAGCTGATCGTGTTCCACAACAACCGGCGGCGACTGCTCCTCGGCGTACGGCTGGCTGTGGTCGTGGTGACGAGCTGGGTCACCCTGAGCCTCGGCGACGCCACCGCCTTCGCCTGTGGGGTAGCGATCGGCCTGCTGGTTGCTCAGGCCATCCGGATGGTGAAGTCGCTGCCGACCGACCACCTCCCCACCACAGCCGACAAGGGGTGGCGGATGGACCCGTGGGTCGCTGGTGGGGCTGCTGTCGCGTTCCTGGTTGCACTGGTCTTAGGAGCCGACCTGGCGTCGCCGCAACTGGAGGCGGTCGCGGGGATCGTGGTTGGCACGGTCGCAGCGAAGGCGTGGCGTCGTCGTCCGCCTGTCCTCGCCGGCCCGCTGTCGCGGCTGCTGCACGACTCGCTACTCCGCTGGACCGGATACCTGCCGTGGCACCGCCGAGCCTTCCTGCAGTACGCCGCGGACCGCCACGTGCTGGCCCGCACCGGACGTGCGCAGTACTCGTTCATCCACCTGCTCGTCCGCGACCACCTGGCCGAGTGCACACCGGACGAGCTCGCAGCAAAGGTCGACCGTCGCATCACAGAACGCGCGGCTCGCACTCAAGCCGGTTCGTTCAGGGCGTAGCCGATCAGGCTGCTGCACAAGACCAACGCGATCAGTGGGCTGAGGGCGAGGCGCAGCGAGGTGTGCTCCGCGATCGTGGCGAGGACCGGGGTGGCGACGCCGCCGATGCTGACGGCGAGGCCGAGAGTCATGCCGCCCGCGGTGCCGACGCGGCCGGGGAGGAAGTCCTGGCCCAGCGTCACATGCAGCGAGAACGGGATCGACATCGCGATCGCGGTCGCCGCGAGAAAGCCGAAGAACGCCGGCCCGGGTACGAACACCAGGCAGGCGATCGCTGGTACGGCGACGGCGTACGACGTCCGCAGTGTGCGGATCCGTCCGTAGCGGGTGGCGAGGCGGCCGCCGAGGAGCGTGCCGAGTGCGCCTGCGGCGAAGAGGATGAACAGGGCGATCCCGCCGGTCGTCGTACCGCCGCCGACCCGCTCGCCGGCGTACAGCGCGATGAAGGTCCCGAGGCCGACGAACACGATCGACCGGCAGATCATGATCAGCGACAACCGCAGGAACGACGGCCAGTCGTCCGTCCCTTCGGTGTGCCCGCGGGTGACTGCGACGGCGGTGCGCGAGCGGACCGCCCACGTGGTGATCGTGGCGCCGAACAGCGCCGGTACGACGAGTAGTGGCGTCAGCGACAGCCCGCCCGCGGCGATGATCGGTGTGACCAGGACCGGAGCCAGCGCGAACCCGACGTTCCCGCCGACCGAGAACCAGCTCATCCCGACATGGCTGCCACCGCTCACGAGGCGGGCCATCCGGGCGGCCTCGGGGTGGTACGCCGCGACGCCGAGCCCGGACAGCGCAGCTGCCAACCACATCAGCCAGTAGCTCTGGCCGACGCCGAGGAGGGCGATGCCGAGTCCAGCGGTGGTCATCGCGATCGGGATCAGCCAGGTCAGCGGGCGGCGATCGGTCAGTACGCCGAACACGGGCTGGACGACCGAGGACAGCAGGGTCGCGGCCAACGTGATGCCGGAGACAGCGACGTACCCGAGGCCGCGCTCGGCGACCAGGAACGGTACGAGCGCCGGCACGCAGCCCTGGTAGATGTCCACGCACGCGTGGCCGGTGGCCATCAGCCCGATCGGTCGAAGTTTCCGCACCACTCGATCGTCACGGCCGGGGCGGTTGTCCGGCTTCCGATAAAATGCCAATTCATGTCGGAAATCCGCCAACGTCCCGCGACCACTGGTCACCGCCCGATCCACGCCGGTGGCGGCATCGAGCCGCACTGGCACGACCGGAACCAGATCGTGTACGCCGGCCGCGGCGTCCTCTCCGTCACCACCGACGCCGGCAGCTGGGTAGCCCCCGCCACGAGAGCCATCTGGATCCCAGCCGGCACGATCCACCAACACCGCGCGTACGGCGAGACCACCCTCCACACCGTCGGCCTGCAAGAGAATCCACTAGAACTAGACGCCCCGTCAGCCCTAGTAGTGAGCCCCCTCCTCCGAGAGCTGATCCTCACGTACACAGGTCCTACAGACAACCAACCTGATGAGCTACAGCGCCTGCGGGGTGTACTGCTGGACCAGCTTCGGCGGTCGGCCCAGCGGCCTACCTATCTACCTGCACCACGTGATGCCCGCCTGGCCGCTGTTTGCGATCTGTTGCGGGACAACCCTGCGGAGGGCAGGACGCTGACAGAGCTCGGACGAGTGGTCGGTGCGAGTGAGCGGACTCTCAGCCGCTTGTGCAGAACCGACCTGGGGATGACGTTCCCGCAGTGGCGCACACAGCTCAGATTGCATGAGGCGTTGAGGCTTCTAGCGGAGGGAGCTTCTGTGACTCAGGTAGCGCACCGGTGCGGCTGGGCGTCGACCAGTGCGTTCATTGACACCTTCAGGCGCGCCTTCGGTCACACGCCCGGTTCACGCAGAGCCTGATCAAGGATTCGGCTCCACTGGCGGACGATGCCGCGTCGCCGCGCACTGTCATCGGTCAGCAGGTCAGCCAACCCAAGACCACGCGCCATGTCCAGCACCCCCTGCACGGTCTCCCGCACTCCAGGAGTCCGCTCACTGATGTCCAGCACCTCCAGCAGCGCGCGGTGCGCCTGCCGCCCGACATGTGACTCCAGCCGCACGGTCTGCTGCCGCAACGCCTCCTCCGTCGACGCCGCCACCCAAAGGTGCAGTGCGGCCCGGAACAGCGGCCCGGTGTAGACGTCCGCCAGCATCCCGACGATCGCCTCAGTACGCCCAGCCCCGCTCGGCAACGCGGCAGCCTGCGCACGGATCTCCGCCAACCGTACCTCGGTCATGTACTCGACCGCCGCCGCGAACAGGTCCGCCCGCGTCGGGAAGTGATGCTGCGCCGCACCCCGCGACACCCCGGCCCGCGCCGCGACGACCGACACCGTCGTCGCGGCGTACCCGACCTCGGCCAGCGACTCGACCGAGGCCTCCAGCAACCTCTGCCGCGTAGCCCGCGACCGGTCCTGCTGAGGTGCCTTCAGAACCTCACTCACGCTTGGCCTCACGAGCCCGCAACTCACGCCGCAGGATCTTCCCCGACGCAGCCTTCGGTACGGCGTCGATGAACTCCACCTGCCGGATCTTCTTGTACGGCGCCACCCGCGCGGCGACGTACTCCATGACGTCGTCCGCCGTCAGCTTCACTCCCGGCATGGGCACCACGAACGCCTTCGGTATTTCGTGGCCGTCCGCATTGACCCCGATGACCGCCGCGTCCGCGATCCGGTCGTCGGTGAGCAGCACGGCCTCCAGTTCCGCGGGCGGCACCTGGTACCCGTGGTACTTGATCAGCTCCTTCACCCGGTCCACGACATACAGGTAGCCGCGCGCGTCCACCCGCCCGATGTCGCCGGTGTGCAGCCAGCCGTCCGCGTCGATCGTCGCGTCCGTCTCCGCCTGCCGCCCGAGGTACCCCTTCATCACCTGCGGTCCGCGGATCCAGATCTCGCCCTCGTCCGCATCGTTGCCATCGGCCCCGACCAGCCGCATCTCGGTCGACGGGAACAGCTTCCCGACCGCACCCGGCGGCGGATCCTGGTCGTCCTGCGGTACGGCGTGTGTGCCCGGCGACAACTCCGTCATCCCGTAGGCCTGCAGTACGGCGTGCAACCCGAGCCGCTTCGCACACGCCTCGGCCAGCTCACCGTCCAACGGCGCCGCCGCGGACGTGACGTGCTTCAAAGCAGACAGGTCCACCCCGTCAACGGCCGGATGCTTCGCCAGCGCCAGGACGATCGGCGGCGCGACGAACGCCCGCGTGATCCGCTGCTCGTCGAGCGTGGTCAGGAACTGCTGCAGGTCGAACTTCGGCAGCACGACGACCGTGGCGCCGAGTCGCAGCGGCAGGTTCATCAACACCGACAGGCCGTAGATGTGGAAGAACGGCAGGATCGCGATGATCCGCTCCTCCTCGGCGAGCGTGATCATCACCTCCGCCTGCGAGATGTTCGTCGCGATGTTCCGGTGCGTCAGCATCACGCCCTTAGCTGCCCCGGTCGTCCCGCTCGAGTACGGAAGTACCGCGACGTCCACCGCCGGATCGATCGTCACGACCGGCTCCGGACCCGTGGACGCGAACAGCTCCTGCACTGAGCGGTACCCCTCGGCCTGGTCGCAGACGAGGATCTGCTCGACCGCGGTGCCCTCGATTGCCGCGGTCGCGACCGGCAGGAACAGCGAGATCGTCACCAGCAATTTCGCCTTCGAGTCGATCAACTGCTTGTGCAGCTCGTCCGCGGTGTAGAGCGCGTTCACCGTGGTCACGGTCGCGCCGGCGCGGGTGGCGCCGTAGAACACCACGGGATACAGGATCGTGTTCGGGCTGTAGAGCGCGATCACGTCGCCGTGCCGGATACCGAGCTCGGCCAGACCGGCCGCGACCCGCCGGGTCAGGTGGTCCAGCTGGGCGTAGCTCAGCTCTTTACCGGTCACGCCGTCGACCATCGCCGCCCGGTCGCCGTACTCCTGGGCTCTGCCGAGCACGGCGTCGTGGATCGGTACGTCGAGCACCTCGACAGGCGGGAATTCGCTGGTGATGATCATTGCCCCACTCCTTCTAGTACGACTTAGGCAGTCCGAGGCTGTGCTGTGCAACGAAGTTCAGGATCATCTCCCGGCTGACCGGCGCGATCCGGGTCGCGCGGGACGCCGCGACGAGCGACGCCACGCCGTACTCGACCGTCATGCCGTTCCCGCCGAGGGACTGCACGGCCTGGTCGGTGGCACGGACGGCGACCTCGCCCGCCGCGTACTTCGCCATGTTGGCCGCCTCACCCGCCGCGAGATCCTCGCCCGCGTCGTACAGCGCCGCAGCCTTCTGCATCATCAGGCGGGCCAGTTCGAGCTCGATCTTGATCTGCGCGAGCGGGTGCGCGAGTCCCTGGTGCGCGCCGAGCGGCGCCTTCCAGACCTGCCGTTCCTTGACGTACGCCGTGGCCTTGTCCAGAGCGTGCCGCGCGATGCCGACCGCGAACGCGGACGCCATGATCCGCTCCGGGTTGAGGCCGGCGAACAACTGCATCAGTGCCGCGTCCTCGGACCCGACGAGCGCTTCACGCGGCAGCTGTACGTCGTCCAGGAACAACGCGTACTGCTTGTCCGGGCTGATCAGGTCCATCTCGATCTGCCGGAACTCCACGCCCGGCGCGTCGATCGGCACGATGAAGAGCGCCGGCTTGAGCTTCCCGGTGCGGGCGTCCTCGGTGCGTCCGACGACCAGGATCGCCTTGGCGACGTCGAGTCCGGAGATGAACACCTTGCGCCCGGTCAGCGACCAGCCGTCGTCGGTACGGCGGGCCGTGGTGGTGATCTGGTGCGAGTTCGAGCCGGCATCGGGTTCGGTGATCGCGAACGCCATGATCGTCGTACCGTCGGCGAGACCGGGGAGCCACTGCTGTTTCTGCTCGTCGGTGCCGAAACGCGAGATCACGGTGCCGCAGATCGACGGTGAGACGACCATCATCAGCAGCGGGCAGCCCGCCGCGCCGAGCTCCTCGAGGACGATCGACAGGTCGGCCATGCCGCCGCCTCCGCCGCCGTACTGCTCGGGGAGGTTCACACCGAGGAACCCGAGCTTCCCGGCCTCCAGCCACAGCTCGGTGGTGTGACCGCCTGTACGAGCCTGCCGGTTGAACCACTCGTAGCCGTACTTCTCGCCGAGCTCGCTGACGACCTTCCGCAGCTCGCTACGCTCTTCGGACTCGGTGAAACTCATGCGTCCTCCCCAACCACGGCCAGTACGGCGCCGACCTCGACCTGTTGTCCTGCTTCCACCTTCAACTCACCGACGACCCCGTCCGCCGGGGCTGCGATCGTGTGCTCCATCTTCATCGCCTCCAGCCACAACAGCGGCTGACCTTGTTTCACCACGTCTCCGACCGCGACGCCGACCCGGATCACGGTGCCCGGCATTGGCGCCACCAACGACCCGGCCGCGACCTGGTCGGCCGGATCCACGAACCGCTCCACCGGATACAGCGCGACACTGCCCAGCGACGAGTCCACACAGGTGACCCCGTCGTACGCCGCCACGTCGAAGGACCGCCGTACGCCGTCGACCTCCAGCACCACCCGCTCCGGACTGCTGTCCAGGAGCGTGATGTTGCCGTCGACAACCAAGCCGTCGCGGGTGTGTCGGTAGGCAACCTCGTGCACCACGTCGCCCACCCGGTAGCTCTTGCGTTGTGGTTGCGACGCGAGGTTCCGCCACCCGCTCGGCACCCGCACCGGAGCCGCCCGCCCGGCCGCATCCGCCAACGCGGCAGCCAACGCCGACACCTGCACCACCGCGTCGTCAGGCCCCGCTCCAACCCCGTGCTTGTCGAAGAACGCGGTGTCGGTGTCGCCGGCAAGGAACGCCGGATGCCGAAGGATCCACGCCAGCAACTCGCGATTCGTTCCGACCCCGTGGATCGTCGCGCGTTCCAACGCTCCGGCGAGTCGTCGCGCGACCGCGTTGCGATCGGGACCGGAGGCGATGACCTTCGCCAGCATCGGGTCGTAGTACGGCGAAACCTCCGACCCGTCCTCCACCCCCGAATCCACCCGCAGACCCCGTGCACCGACCTCGAACGCGTGCAGGCGACCGGTCTGCGGACGCCAGTCGTTCAACGGGTCCTCGGCGTACAACCGGACCTCGATCGCATGCCCAACCGTCGGCGGCGGATCCACCGGCAGCCGCTCACCCGCAGCGACCGCGAACTGCAGCTCAACAAGATCCAGGCCCGTCGTCTCCTCCGTCACCGGGTGCTCGACCTGGAGGCGCGTGTTCATCTCCAGGAAGTAGAACGCGCCCTTCTCGTCCGCGAGGAACTCGACCGTCCCCGCTCCTACGTAGTTGATCGCCGCAGCCGCCTTCCGCGCCGCGTCGAACAGCTCCGCCCGCATCGACGGGATCCGT
This Kribbella sp. NBC_00482 DNA region includes the following protein-coding sequences:
- a CDS encoding acetyl/propionyl/methylcrotonyl-CoA carboxylase subunit alpha; this encodes MISSVLVANRGEIARRVFRTARALGLSTVAVYSTADARMPFVDEADAAVQLPGNTPGDTYLRAELIVEAALRAGADAVHPGYGFLSENAAFAQAVIDAGLTWIGPPVDAISSMGSKIEAKKLMAAAGVPVLAELTPAEVSASDLPVLVKASAGGGGRGMRVVSRLDDLAAEIDAASAEALSAFGDGTVFCERYLATGRHIEVQVMADQHGTIWAVGERECSIQRRHQKVVEEAPSPLVERIPSMRAELFDAARKAAAAINYVGAGTVEFLADEKGAFYFLEMNTRLQVEHPVTEETTGLDLVELQFAVAAGERLPVDPPPTVGHAIEVRLYAEDPLNDWRPQTGRLHAFEVGARGLRVDSGVEDGSEVSPYYDPMLAKVIASGPDRNAVARRLAGALERATIHGVGTNRELLAWILRHPAFLAGDTDTAFFDKHGVGAGPDDAVVQVSALAAALADAAGRAAPVRVPSGWRNLASQPQRKSYRVGDVVHEVAYRHTRDGLVVDGNITLLDSSPERVVLEVDGVRRSFDVAAYDGVTCVDSSLGSVALYPVERFVDPADQVAAGSLVAPMPGTVIRVGVAVGDVVKQGQPLLWLEAMKMEHTIAAPADGVVGELKVEAGQQVEVGAVLAVVGEDA